A genomic stretch from Caloenas nicobarica isolate bCalNic1 chromosome 3, bCalNic1.hap1, whole genome shotgun sequence includes:
- the TMEM151B gene encoding transmembrane protein 151B, producing the protein MSPPASAAAASEGGSSTPVPPEEEVEGAREEQRPVKQSLSKSLCRESHWKCLLLSLLMYGCMGAMTWCHVTKVTRLTFDSAYKGKSMMYHDSPCSNGYVYIPLAFLVMLYVVYLVECWHCYTRNELQYKVDVESVHERVQRMQQATPCIWWKAISYHYVRRTRQVTRYRNGDAYTTTQVYHERVNTHVAEAEFDYSNCGVKDISKDLIDLESYPATRLRFTKCFSFANVESENSYLTQRARFFTENEGLDDYMEAREGMHLKNVDFKEYMVAFSDPDNLPWYVSHYVFWVAALLTLSWPLRVLNEYRTSYVHYHVEKLFGFDYVAVTPAEERSFCRRMPRVNTVDSTELEWHIRSNQQLVPSYSEAVLMDLVGLSGCTNYSACRYGGYRQNCERCHRTISSSSIFSRSALSICNGSPRIPFSSSRFSLGRLYGSRRSCLWQSRSGSLNEQSCPTEQTRLSSQVTVEEEDPPPYQDALYFPILIVHRNEGCLNHDHRHLHRNGSCVETSL; encoded by the coding sequence CAGCGGCCGGTGAAGCAGTCTCTCAGCAAGTCCCTGTGCCGAGAGTCCCACTGGAAatgcctgctgctgtccctcctcATGTACGGCTGCATGGGAGCCATGACCTGGTGCCATGTCACCAAGGTGACCCGGCTGACCTTTGACAGCGCTTACAAGGGCAAGTCCATGATGTACCACGACAGCCCCTGTTCCAACGGCTACGTCTACATCCCCTTGGCCTTCCTGGTGATGCTCTACGTGGTGTACCTGGTGGAGTGCTGGCATTGCTACACCCGCAATGAGCTGCAGTACAAAGTGGACGTGGAGAGCGTGCACGAGCGCGTGCAGCGGATGCAGCAGGCCACCCCCTGCATCTGGTGGAAGGCCATCAGCTACCACTACGTCCGCAGGACCCGGCAGGTTACCCGCTACCGTAATGGGGATGCCTACACCACCACCCAAGTGTATCATGAGCGGGTCAACACCCATGTGGCAGAGGCTGAGTTTGATTATTCCAATTGTGGAGTTAAGGACATCTCCAAGGACCTCATTGACTTGGAGAGCTACCCAGCCACGCGGCTCCGCTTCACCAAGTGTTTCAGCTTTGCCAACGTGGAGTCAGAGAACTCCTACCTGACCCAGCGGGCCCGCTTCTTCACAGAGAATGAGGGCCTAGATGACTACATGGAGGCTAGGGAGGGGATGCACCTCAAAAATGTGGACTTCAAGGAATACATGGTGGCCTTTTCTGACCCAGACAACCTGCCTTGGTATGTATCCCACTATGTCTTCTGGGTGGCGGCTCTGCTGACCCTATCCTGGCCCCTGCGGGTGCTAAATGAGTACCGCACCTCCTATGTCCATTACCACGTGGAGAAACTCTTTGGGTTCGACTACGTGGCGGTGACACCGGCCGAGGAGCGCTCCTTCTGCCGGAGGATGCCCCGCGTCAACACGGTGGACAGCACCGAGCTGGAGTGGCACATCCGATCCAACCAGCAGCTGGTGCCCAGCTACTCAGAAGCAGTCCTGATGGACTTGGTGGGGCTCTCTGGCTGCACCAACTACTCAGCTTGCCGGTACGGGGGCTACCGGCAGAACTGCGAGCGGTGCCACAGGACTATAAGCAGCTCCTCCATCTTCTCCCGCAGTGCCCTGAGCATCTGCAATGGCAGCCCCAGGATCCCCTTCAGCAGCAGCCGCTTCTCCCTGGGCCGCCTGTACGGCTCGCGACGCAGCTGCCTCTGGCAGAGCCGCAGCGGGAGCCTGAACGAGCAGAGCTGTCCCACCGAGCAGACCCGCCTCTCCAGCCAGGTGACTGTGGAGGAGGAAGATCCTCCTCCTTACCAGGATGCCCTCTACTTCCCCATCCTCATCGTGCACCGAAACGAAGGCTGCCTGAACCATGACCACCGTCACCTCCACCGCAACGGGTCCTGCGTGGAGACCTCACTGTGA